A window from Ignavibacteriota bacterium encodes these proteins:
- a CDS encoding glycoside hydrolase family 88 protein: MKRLIFIIILFISISTNAQIENSLNPEIQISPKLSWSERIAQSFVLRHPGSVTYDKYMTKNNWNYEQGVMLEAMKKMYEFTGDLQYYKFIKENINQFVNDNGEIKTYKISEFNIDHINAGRALLYLYENEKLEKYKFAIDSLRKQIELHPRTLSGGFWHKKIYPYQMWLDGLFMAQPFYANYSQQFKEDNFDDIFKQFNLMYEKTFDEKTELLHHAWNENKEQKWADKVTGKSQHFWGRSIGWYLMAIVETLDIIDENDSRRNNLINILQNVSEALLKFRDCKTGLWYQIIDMPEREGNYLEASCAAMFTYVFAKGVNKNYLDKKFLVIAKENFYSIIEYHVKIDENGFVNLFNTCAAAGLGGKPYRDGSFAYYISEPTRINDFKGYGPLIYSAIELEKAKVLSK, from the coding sequence CTTGGTCAGAAAGAATTGCACAATCATTTGTTTTGCGTCATCCCGGCTCAGTAACTTATGATAAATACATGACAAAAAATAATTGGAATTATGAGCAAGGCGTTATGCTTGAAGCAATGAAAAAAATGTATGAATTTACCGGCGATTTACAATATTATAAATTCATTAAAGAAAATATTAATCAATTTGTTAATGATAATGGTGAAATTAAAACTTATAAAATTTCAGAGTTTAATATAGATCACATCAATGCCGGAAGGGCTTTGCTGTATTTGTATGAAAATGAAAAATTAGAAAAATATAAATTTGCAATTGATTCTTTACGAAAACAAATTGAATTACATCCAAGAACGTTAAGTGGAGGATTTTGGCATAAAAAAATTTATCCATATCAAATGTGGCTTGATGGACTTTTTATGGCTCAACCTTTTTATGCAAATTATTCACAACAATTTAAAGAAGATAATTTTGATGATATTTTCAAGCAATTTAATTTGATGTATGAAAAAACTTTTGATGAAAAAACCGAATTACTTCATCATGCATGGAATGAAAATAAAGAACAAAAATGGGCAGATAAAGTAACCGGAAAATCTCAACATTTTTGGGGAAGATCAATCGGCTGGTATTTAATGGCAATTGTGGAAACACTTGATATTATTGATGAAAATGATAGTCGTAGAAATAATTTAATAAATATTTTGCAAAATGTTTCTGAAGCATTGTTAAAATTTAGAGATTGCAAAACCGGTTTATGGTATCAAATAATTGATATGCCCGAACGAGAAGGAAATTATTTGGAAGCTTCATGTGCAGCAATGTTTACTTATGTCTTTGCAAAAGGTGTAAATAAAAATTATTTGGATAAAAAGTTTTTAGTTATTGCAAAAGAGAATTTTTATTCAATAATTGAATATCATGTTAAAATTGATGAGAACGGTTTTGTAAATCTTTTTAATACTTGTGCTGCTGCCGGATTAGGCGGAAAGCCTTATCGCGATGGTTCTTTTGCATATTACATCAGTGAACCAACACGAATAAATGATTTTAAAGGTTACGGTCCGCTTATTTATTCTGCAATTGAATTAGAGAAAGCAAAAGTTTTGAGTAAATAA
- a CDS encoding bifunctional 4-hydroxy-2-oxoglutarate aldolase/2-dehydro-3-deoxy-phosphogluconate aldolase — protein MTREEIRNKIIARKVVAVIRMKNSSQLLKVIEAIKIGGVSGIELTMTIPNAIQSIEIANKEFGDEILLGVGSVTNSQTAIDAINAGAKFVVSPIYKPDVVQTVIDKNLVVIPGCFSPTEIQTAYEQGADFVKIFPADNLGMSFIKSIKAPLPHLKVIPTGGVTLTNAIDWINHGASAVGIGSALVDNKAIENNDFLTLTNNAIKLCENLGIN, from the coding sequence ATGACGCGAGAAGAAATTAGAAATAAAATTATTGCGAGAAAAGTTGTTGCGGTTATAAGAATGAAAAATTCTTCGCAATTATTAAAAGTTATAGAAGCGATTAAAATTGGCGGAGTTTCTGGAATTGAATTAACGATGACTATCCCAAATGCAATTCAATCAATTGAAATTGCGAACAAAGAATTTGGTGATGAAATATTATTAGGAGTTGGATCAGTTACAAATTCTCAAACCGCAATTGATGCAATAAATGCCGGTGCAAAATTTGTTGTTTCACCTATTTATAAACCGGATGTTGTCCAAACTGTAATTGATAAAAATTTAGTAGTAATTCCAGGATGCTTTTCACCAACAGAAATACAAACTGCATATGAACAAGGTGCGGATTTTGTAAAAATATTTCCAGCAGATAATTTGGGAATGAGTTTTATTAAATCAATAAAAGCTCCGTTGCCACATTTAAAAGTAATTCCAACTGGAGGTGTAACATTGACAAACGCCATCGATTGGATAAACCACGGTGCAAGTGCTGTTGGTATTGGCTCAGCGCTGGTTGATAATAAAGCAATTGAAAATAATGATTTTTTAACTCTCACAAATAATGCTATAAAACTTTGTGAAAATCTGGGAATTAATTAG
- a CDS encoding SDR family oxidoreductase, with product MQKYSFEDLNEKVCVLTGGGGIIGAVLAKGLASVGVKLAILDIKKELADNVANEINNIYHTDSIGVEANVLDKSSLENAKKIVLKKFGKIDILINGAGGNSPNATTKDEFITDENINSLNDTFFGLELEGFQKVYNLNFLGTLLPTMVFAKEMVEKKSGVILNISSMNSFRPLTKIPAYSAAKSSINNFTEWLAVHFAKMNVRVNAVAPGFFLTNQNRFLLIDEKTNELTQRGKKIIDNTPMGKYGEPEDLIGGTLFLLSDISSFITGIVLPIDGGFNIYSGV from the coding sequence ATGCAAAAATATTCATTCGAAGATTTAAACGAAAAAGTTTGTGTATTAACCGGCGGCGGTGGAATAATTGGAGCAGTTCTTGCAAAAGGTTTAGCAAGCGTTGGTGTTAAACTTGCAATTCTTGATATTAAAAAAGAATTAGCAGATAATGTTGCAAATGAAATTAACAATATTTATCATACTGATTCTATTGGAGTTGAAGCAAATGTATTAGATAAATCATCTTTAGAAAATGCTAAGAAAATTGTATTAAAAAAATTTGGAAAGATTGATATTCTGATTAATGGAGCCGGCGGAAATTCTCCAAATGCAACAACAAAAGATGAATTTATAACTGATGAAAATATTAATTCTTTGAATGATACTTTTTTTGGGTTAGAACTTGAAGGATTTCAAAAAGTATACAATTTAAATTTTCTTGGTACACTTTTGCCAACTATGGTTTTTGCAAAAGAAATGGTAGAAAAAAAATCCGGAGTTATTCTAAATATTTCTTCAATGAATTCTTTTAGGCCATTAACAAAAATACCAGCGTATTCTGCAGCTAAATCATCTATAAATAATTTTACGGAATGGCTTGCTGTTCATTTTGCAAAAATGAATGTTAGAGTTAATGCAGTTGCACCGGGATTTTTTCTTACAAATCAAAATAGATTTTTACTTATTGATGAAAAGACAAATGAACTTACACAAAGAGGTAAAAAAATTATTGATAATACACCTATGGGAAAATATGGTGAACCGGAAGATTTAATCGGCGGAACTTTATTTTTGCTTTCAGATATTTCCAGTTTTATTACGGGAATTGTTTTACCGATTGATGGCGGATTTAATATTTATAGTGGTGTTTAA
- a CDS encoding DUF4861 domain-containing protein, translating to MIKNIAKIILLIILSINISAQNTEFNLYEEINIDVTNPTNIERNDELVSIYIDDLKTVRSNFNKEAFIIYQNENEIPSQLNNDDFACNLIFVYNFKPNESKTFSVKYLENGKLRRDYKNRTYAELAMKFDAIYKDKKFNGDRFQNFTKVVVPKIHTDHDALFKYEGPGWESEKVGYRFYLDWRNATDIFGKKNNELILHKVGINDVIANDDSYHNMQEWGMDIFKVGNSLGIGSIGMMNNNKIEMLHKTDDVICEITHNGPILSEVKTNYKGWLVGENKFDVVSKYSISAGSRITKSNLLVYENAENITTGLAKHANAEFIKSNQNGDWNYFALYGNQTLNNDNVGIVLFYKNSDLINQGEDELNYFVSLKPNNKKVEYAIAAAWELEKNGIKNKIEFEKYINDELTKLNNPLKVEIK from the coding sequence ATGATCAAAAATATTGCCAAAATTATTTTGTTAATTATTTTATCAATAAATATTTCTGCCCAAAATACAGAATTTAATCTTTATGAAGAAATAAACATTGATGTTACTAATCCCACAAATATTGAGCGAAATGATGAATTGGTTTCGATCTATATCGATGATCTGAAAACGGTTAGAAGTAATTTCAACAAAGAAGCATTTATAATTTATCAAAACGAGAATGAAATTCCTTCTCAGCTTAATAACGATGATTTTGCATGCAACTTAATTTTTGTATACAATTTCAAACCGAATGAATCAAAAACATTTTCAGTGAAATATTTAGAAAATGGAAAATTAAGAAGAGATTATAAAAATAGAACTTATGCTGAATTAGCAATGAAGTTTGATGCAATTTACAAGGATAAAAAATTTAACGGAGATCGTTTTCAAAATTTTACAAAAGTTGTAGTTCCAAAAATACATACAGACCACGATGCTCTATTTAAATATGAAGGTCCAGGTTGGGAATCGGAAAAAGTTGGCTATAGATTTTATCTCGATTGGAGAAATGCGACTGATATTTTCGGGAAAAAAAATAATGAATTAATTTTGCACAAAGTCGGAATTAATGATGTAATTGCAAACGATGATTCATATCATAATATGCAAGAATGGGGAATGGATATTTTTAAAGTCGGCAATAGTTTGGGAATTGGTTCAATTGGAATGATGAATAATAATAAAATTGAAATGTTACACAAAACCGATGATGTAATTTGCGAAATAACTCATAACGGACCAATACTTTCCGAAGTGAAAACAAATTATAAAGGCTGGCTTGTTGGTGAAAATAAATTTGATGTTGTTTCAAAATATTCTATTTCTGCCGGAAGCAGAATTACAAAATCGAATTTGCTAGTTTATGAAAATGCAGAAAATATTACAACTGGTTTAGCAAAACATGCTAATGCTGAGTTTATTAAATCAAATCAAAATGGCGATTGGAATTATTTTGCACTCTATGGAAATCAAACTTTAAATAATGATAATGTTGGGATTGTTCTATTTTATAAAAATTCTGATTTAATAAATCAAGGTGAAGATGAATTAAATTATTTCGTTTCGTTAAAACCCAACAATAAAAAAGTTGAATATGCCATTGCAGCCGCATGGGAGCTTGAGAAGAACGGAATTAAAAATAAAATAGAATTCGAAAAATATATAAATGATGAATTAACAAAATTGAATAATCCATTAAAAGTTGAAATAAAATAG
- a CDS encoding LacI family DNA-binding transcriptional regulator: protein MTSKSIRLSDIAEKLNVSTVTVSKALRNHPDISPQTKKMISKAAAEMGYTPNFMARNLSSRKSNTIGIVVPKIAHFFFGSIIESIYDIAFKNGYEIILTVSQENEEREKKHIQTLLSMRVDGIIISISQETKNYEIFETVKSRGIPIVFIDRIPQIPNIDTVFVDDRGGAFRAVEHIIKLGYKKIGHFAGYSEINIGRQRYLGFEDSMKKYNLPIKKEWVCHGGFGEKYGYDAFMRLYKENNLPDVIFSVTYPVALGIYMAASEVNVRIPDEIDVICFGDAKVQKFLSPPLSCITQPTNLIAEKSMEILLNRINYPEEKPSQNIEIPTELVIRGTCKTFNKK from the coding sequence ATGACAAGTAAATCAATAAGATTAAGTGATATAGCGGAGAAATTAAATGTTTCTACCGTAACGGTTTCCAAAGCTTTAAGAAATCATCCGGATATTTCTCCTCAGACAAAGAAAATGATTTCAAAAGCTGCTGCCGAAATGGGATATACTCCGAATTTCATGGCAAGAAATTTATCATCAAGAAAATCCAATACAATTGGAATTGTTGTTCCCAAAATTGCACATTTCTTTTTTGGATCAATCATTGAATCAATATATGATATTGCATTTAAAAACGGTTATGAAATTATTTTAACTGTTTCTCAAGAAAACGAAGAACGAGAAAAAAAACATATTCAAACTCTACTTTCTATGCGGGTTGATGGAATTATAATTTCAATTTCACAAGAAACAAAAAATTATGAAATTTTTGAAACTGTTAAATCCCGCGGAATACCAATTGTATTCATTGATAGAATTCCGCAAATCCCCAATATTGATACCGTTTTTGTTGATGATAGAGGCGGTGCATTTAGAGCTGTTGAACATATTATAAAATTAGGATACAAAAAAATTGGGCACTTTGCCGGTTATTCGGAAATTAATATTGGTCGACAAAGATATCTTGGATTTGAGGATTCAATGAAAAAATATAATCTTCCAATTAAAAAAGAGTGGGTTTGTCATGGTGGGTTTGGAGAAAAATATGGTTACGATGCATTCATGAGATTATATAAAGAAAATAATTTACCTGATGTAATTTTCTCAGTTACTTATCCAGTTGCGCTTGGAATTTATATGGCAGCAAGTGAAGTTAATGTAAGAATTCCGGATGAGATTGATGTTATTTGTTTTGGTGATGCAAAAGTTCAAAAGTTTCTTTCACCACCGTTGAGTTGTATTACTCAACCGACAAATTTAATTGCAGAGAAATCGATGGAAATTTTATTAAATAGAATTAATTATCCCGAAGAAAAACCTAGTCAAAATATTGAAATTCCAACAGAATTGGTTATTCGCGGAACTTGTAAAACATTTAATAAAAAATGA
- a CDS encoding sugar kinase: protein MSIELKNNYKYSLVVPTSMGVRITPANGQPVHSSEQFTLYVTSAETNVASIASYLGMPVKVLTTFVKDSPIAKIIKSNIKSRNMDFEGKEISQDGPWGYRHQFNIADSGIGSRGPRVHNDRAGEVGRTLNAKDFDLEKIFNKDGVQILHLSGLIAALSPETSNFCLELARAAKKYGTKISFDLNYRASFWKGREKELSSAFSEIASVSDILVGNEEDFQLCLNIEGPEAGGKGLEKKIESFKEMINKVKAKYPNTSVYATTLREVENANKHLWGAIMLEGENWHIVNPREISVLDRIGGGDGFVGGLIYGILKNWEPEKWIQFGWASGALATTFLTDYAQPADEEMVWSVWEGNARVKR, encoded by the coding sequence ATGAGTATAGAATTAAAAAATAATTACAAATATTCTTTGGTTGTGCCCACAAGTATGGGTGTTAGAATTACACCGGCGAATGGTCAGCCGGTTCATAGCAGCGAACAGTTTACTTTATATGTTACCAGTGCAGAAACAAACGTTGCAAGTATTGCTTCATATTTAGGAATGCCGGTAAAAGTCTTAACAACTTTTGTAAAAGATAGCCCAATTGCAAAAATTATTAAATCAAATATAAAATCTAGAAATATGGATTTTGAAGGCAAAGAAATTTCACAAGACGGTCCTTGGGGATATCGTCATCAATTTAATATTGCAGATAGCGGAATTGGCTCGCGCGGACCTAGAGTTCACAATGATAGAGCTGGAGAAGTTGGTCGAACTTTAAACGCAAAAGATTTTGATCTTGAAAAGATATTTAATAAAGATGGAGTTCAAATTTTACATTTATCCGGATTGATTGCAGCGCTTTCTCCGGAGACAAGTAATTTTTGTTTGGAGTTAGCAAGAGCAGCAAAAAAGTATGGAACTAAAATATCATTTGATCTAAATTATCGCGCATCGTTTTGGAAAGGAAGAGAAAAAGAATTATCATCAGCATTTTCTGAAATTGCTTCAGTGTCAGATATTCTAGTTGGTAATGAAGAAGATTTTCAACTTTGTTTAAATATTGAAGGACCGGAAGCTGGTGGAAAAGGTTTGGAAAAAAAAATCGAAAGCTTTAAAGAAATGATAAATAAAGTGAAAGCTAAATATCCAAATACTTCAGTTTATGCAACAACTCTTCGTGAAGTTGAAAATGCCAATAAACATTTGTGGGGAGCAATTATGCTTGAGGGTGAAAATTGGCATATTGTAAACCCAAGAGAAATAAGTGTGTTAGATAGAATTGGCGGCGGAGATGGATTTGTCGGTGGATTGATTTATGGAATTCTGAAAAATTGGGAACCGGAAAAATGGATTCAATTCGGCTGGGCTTCCGGTGCTTTGGCAACAACATTTTTGACCGATTATGCCCAACCGGCAGATGAGGAAATGGTTTGGAGTGTTTGGGAAGGAAATGCTAGAGTTAAAAGATAG
- a CDS encoding DUF2088 domain-containing protein produces the protein MLLFARGSENDVLDSQILREALFTSFEKLGNKNKVLAIPPDFTRYHSRAGELTTISYEYYKKNLTDILPALGTHFAMTEKEIDKMFPGIHHNLFRVHNWRNDLVTLGKVPSEYIKNVSEGKVDYDWPAQVNKLLVEGNFDLILSIGQVVPHEVVGMANYNKNIFVGTGGAEGINKSHFLGAAYGMERMMGRADTPVRKVLNYASDNFANQLPIIYVQTVIGKDENGKLVVRGLYIGDDFECFKLAAELSLKVNFQMLDNPLKKVIVFLDPSEFKSTWLGNKSIYRTRMAIKDDGELIVLAPGLREFGEDPGIDKLIRKYGYVTTPEVLELVKKNDDLKNNLSAAAHLIHGSSEGRFKITYCPGNISQKEIESVNFNYADLNEMLNIYNPENLKDGFNTMPNGEEIFFISNPALGLWAWKNKFID, from the coding sequence ATGTTATTGTTTGCTCGCGGATCAGAAAATGATGTTCTTGATTCACAAATATTGAGGGAAGCGCTTTTTACTTCTTTTGAAAAATTAGGAAATAAAAATAAAGTTCTTGCTATACCTCCCGATTTTACTCGTTATCATTCACGTGCCGGTGAACTTACAACCATTTCATATGAATATTATAAGAAAAATTTAACTGATATTCTTCCTGCGCTTGGAACTCATTTTGCAATGACGGAAAAAGAAATTGATAAAATGTTTCCGGGAATTCATCATAATTTATTTCGAGTTCATAATTGGAGAAATGATTTAGTTACATTGGGAAAAGTTCCATCGGAATATATAAAAAATGTTTCTGAAGGAAAAGTTGATTATGATTGGCCAGCTCAAGTAAACAAACTTTTAGTTGAAGGAAATTTCGATTTAATTCTTTCAATCGGACAAGTAGTTCCACATGAAGTTGTGGGTATGGCAAATTATAATAAAAATATATTTGTCGGAACCGGCGGAGCTGAAGGTATTAATAAAAGTCATTTCCTTGGTGCTGCATATGGAATGGAACGAATGATGGGCAGAGCTGATACACCGGTGAGAAAAGTTTTAAATTATGCATCAGATAATTTTGCTAATCAACTACCAATTATTTATGTGCAGACGGTTATTGGTAAAGATGAAAATGGTAAATTAGTTGTAAGAGGATTATATATTGGAGATGATTTTGAATGTTTTAAACTTGCTGCAGAATTATCTTTAAAAGTAAATTTTCAAATGCTGGATAATCCATTAAAAAAAGTCATAGTTTTTTTAGATCCATCAGAATTTAAATCAACTTGGCTTGGTAATAAAAGTATTTACAGAACCCGCATGGCTATTAAAGATGATGGTGAATTAATTGTACTTGCTCCGGGTTTAAGAGAATTTGGTGAAGATCCCGGGATAGATAAATTAATTAGAAAATATGGATATGTAACAACTCCCGAAGTTTTGGAGTTAGTAAAAAAAAATGATGACCTAAAAAATAATCTAAGTGCAGCTGCACATTTAATTCACGGTTCTTCAGAAGGAAGATTTAAAATTACTTACTGTCCCGGAAATATTTCTCAAAAAGAAATTGAAAGCGTAAATTTTAATTATGCTGATCTTAATGAAATGTTAAATATTTATAATCCAGAAAACCTAAAAGATGGTTTTAACACTATGCCAAATGGAGAAGAAATCTTTTTCATCTCAAACCCCGCTTTAGGTTTGTGGGCATGGAAAAATAAATTTATTGATTAA
- the uxaC gene encoding glucuronate isomerase, which produces MSEFILNEDRFFDANPAIRNIARELYFEVKDLPIVSPHGHVEPKIFVENKPFPNPTELFITPDHYVFRMLYSQGISLEELDIPQKDGSRLGKDPRKVWQIFAENYFLFAGTPSGVWLDYEFNKVFGIKEKLNGRNAQKIYDDINEKLQTPEFLPRNLFKQFKIEVLSTTDAATDQLENHKKIKESGWEGKIVPCFRPDGLTNLLNPNWKNEIAELEKLTSLEINNYKNFISALEMRREYFKKNDATSTDHGVVSPNTHKLSQNEADEIFSRALQNNVNEKDANLFTANMLMEMARMSCEDGLTMQIHAGSNRNHNKLIFDKYGADKGCDIPKQTEYTNNLQELLNTYGNNQNFTVIVFTLDETNYARELAPLAGHYPAMKLGPAWWFHDSIEGMTRYRQNITETAGFYNTVGFNDDTRAFVSIPARHDVARRVDSNFLAGLVAKHIISIGDAQILIKELTYNLVKKAYKL; this is translated from the coding sequence ATGAGTGAATTTATTTTGAATGAAGACAGATTTTTTGATGCGAATCCGGCAATTAGAAATATTGCTCGTGAATTATATTTTGAAGTAAAAGATTTACCAATTGTAAGTCCGCACGGACATGTTGAACCAAAAATATTTGTTGAAAATAAACCTTTTCCAAATCCAACCGAATTATTTATAACTCCAGATCATTATGTTTTTAGAATGTTATATTCGCAAGGAATTTCTTTAGAAGAATTGGATATTCCTCAAAAAGATGGAAGCAGATTAGGAAAGGATCCAAGAAAAGTATGGCAGATTTTTGCTGAAAATTATTTTTTATTTGCGGGAACGCCCTCCGGCGTTTGGTTAGATTATGAATTTAACAAAGTGTTTGGAATCAAAGAAAAATTAAACGGAAGAAATGCTCAGAAAATTTATGATGATATTAATGAAAAATTACAAACTCCGGAATTTTTACCAAGAAATTTATTTAAGCAGTTTAAAATAGAAGTTTTATCTACTACTGATGCTGCAACTGATCAATTGGAAAATCATAAGAAAATTAAAGAATCCGGTTGGGAAGGAAAAATTGTTCCGTGTTTTAGACCGGATGGACTTACAAATCTTTTAAATCCAAATTGGAAAAATGAAATTGCTGAACTTGAAAAATTAACATCACTCGAAATAAATAATTATAAAAATTTCATTTCTGCTCTTGAAATGAGAAGAGAATATTTCAAGAAAAATGATGCTACATCTACTGATCATGGAGTTGTTTCACCAAATACACATAAGTTAAGCCAAAATGAAGCCGATGAAATATTTTCGCGTGCATTACAAAATAATGTGAACGAAAAAGACGCTAATTTATTTACTGCAAATATGTTGATGGAAATGGCACGTATGAGTTGTGAAGATGGTTTAACAATGCAGATTCATGCGGGTTCAAATCGAAATCATAATAAATTAATTTTTGATAAATATGGCGCTGATAAAGGCTGCGATATTCCGAAGCAGACAGAGTACACAAATAATTTACAAGAATTGTTGAACACTTACGGTAATAATCAAAATTTTACGGTAATTGTTTTTACGCTTGATGAAACAAATTATGCAAGAGAATTAGCGCCGCTTGCCGGACATTATCCCGCAATGAAATTAGGCCCAGCATGGTGGTTTCATGATAGTATTGAAGGCATGACTCGTTACCGCCAAAATATTACGGAAACAGCCGGTTTTTATAATACGGTAGGATTTAATGATGATACTCGTGCGTTTGTTTCTATTCCAGCACGACATGATGTTGCTCGTAGAGTTGATTCAAATTTCTTAGCCGGATTGGTTGCCAAACATATTATCAGCATTGGTGATGCACAAATATTAATTAAAGAATTAACTTATAATTTGGTTAAAAAAGCATATAAATTATAA
- a CDS encoding glycoside hydrolase family 28 protein, whose protein sequence is MINSNNYIEIKQNTIYLSFVLLLIFICFSCSTNSIEQNIDWNYANEIISQIEIPKFPKKNYNVIEFGAKSDLLFDSKLAIQNAIDKCNENGGGKVIIPEGKYFCAGSIFIKSDVNLHLEKDSEIIFSTNSRDYLPLVLSRWEGVELYNYSALIYAKDQKNIAITGEGILNGNSNNKNWWWWKGKKEYGFKDGMPSQLDSLNRPLLLKMNNKNINLEQRIFGEGKYLRPNFLQTINCKDILIENVTFLDSPMWFLNPVLSENITVRGITVKGKGPNNDGLDPESCKNVLIENCDFDTGDDCIAIKSGRNNDGRRINIPSENIVIRNCKMKDGHGGIVIGSEISGGCKNIFVENCKMDSPNLERALRLKTNKFRGGIIENIFMKDCTIGEVFEAVVKLNLKYDEKTESGDIHFPIVKNIFIENINSKKSKYAFYFDGLEQSQIENIYIKNSNLNGVSEKSILNNVKNISMENVFINNDIYKN, encoded by the coding sequence ATGATCAATTCCAACAATTATATTGAAATAAAACAAAATACAATTTATCTAAGTTTTGTATTGCTTTTAATTTTTATTTGCTTTAGTTGTTCAACAAATTCAATTGAACAAAATATCGATTGGAATTATGCTAACGAAATAATTTCGCAAATTGAAATTCCAAAATTTCCGAAAAAAAATTATAATGTAATAGAATTCGGTGCAAAATCAGATTTATTATTTGATAGCAAATTAGCTATACAGAATGCGATTGATAAATGCAATGAAAATGGAGGCGGAAAAGTTATAATTCCAGAGGGAAAATATTTTTGCGCCGGATCAATATTTATAAAAAGTGATGTAAATCTTCATCTTGAAAAAGATTCAGAGATTATTTTTAGTACAAACTCAAGAGATTATCTTCCACTTGTTTTGTCACGTTGGGAAGGAGTTGAGTTATATAATTACTCGGCACTTATTTATGCAAAGGATCAAAAAAATATTGCAATTACCGGTGAAGGAATTTTAAATGGAAATTCCAACAATAAAAATTGGTGGTGGTGGAAAGGTAAAAAAGAATATGGATTTAAAGATGGAATGCCGTCTCAGCTTGATAGTTTAAACCGACCATTATTGCTTAAAATGAATAATAAAAATATAAATCTTGAACAAAGAATTTTTGGTGAAGGAAAATATTTGCGACCAAATTTTCTTCAAACAATAAATTGTAAAGATATATTGATTGAAAATGTAACTTTTCTTGATTCACCAATGTGGTTTTTGAATCCGGTTCTTTCAGAAAATATTACAGTTAGAGGAATTACTGTTAAAGGCAAAGGACCTAATAATGACGGGCTTGATCCTGAATCATGTAAAAATGTTTTAATCGAAAATTGCGATTTTGATACTGGTGATGATTGCATTGCCATTAAATCTGGAAGAAATAATGACGGAAGAAGAATCAATATTCCATCGGAAAATATTGTTATTAGAAATTGTAAAATGAAAGACGGACACGGAGGAATTGTAATCGGCAGTGAAATTTCCGGTGGGTGTAAAAATATTTTTGTAGAAAATTGCAAAATGGATAGTCCTAATTTAGAACGGGCACTTCGTCTCAAGACCAATAAATTTCGCGGTGGAATTATAGAGAACATTTTTATGAAAGATTGCACAATCGGTGAAGTTTTCGAAGCTGTTGTAAAATTAAATTTAAAATATGATGAAAAAACTGAAAGTGGTGATATTCACTTTCCCATTGTAAAAAATATTTTTATAGAAAATATAAATAGTAAAAAAAGTAAATACGCGTTTTATTTTGATGGTTTGGAACAATCGCAAATTGAAAATATTTATATTAAAAATTCCAACTTAAACGGCGTATCAGAAAAAAGTATTCTTAATAATGTGAAAAATATTTCAATGGAAAATGTTTTTATAAATAATGATATATATAAAAATTAA